A window of Silurus meridionalis isolate SWU-2019-XX chromosome 4, ASM1480568v1, whole genome shotgun sequence contains these coding sequences:
- the LOC124383817 gene encoding peroxisomal and mitochondrial division factor 1-like yields MALFKRHSVESKSEEGEKRVEELENAVEKVMHEMAYYKKKLEKLEATNNAHLQNISKLQSSLQQNNKHIETVEHEQKTWKRERERLENRIAQLEDSLCFQMIKWEQEREKVIQDMTEKIYAHQREPNGFKSSLNYFKDLEVIVEEARDKTIQSEKRLQKTEKKVAELTSILKQQELETQNMKHKLEERNFSRLQIIRQLKDNLKHIEEEMMVAENRRNEVMRDRDKLDKRLLNLEATLAEKTLN; encoded by the coding sequence ATGGCGCTATTCAAAAGGCATAGCGTGGAATCGAAATCTGAAGAGGGGGAGAAACGTGTGGAGGAGCTGGAGAACGCGGTGGAGAAAGTAATGCACGAAATGGCGTATTATAAGAAGAAGTTGGAAAAGCTGGAAGCGACCAATAATGCACATCTCCAGAACATCAgcaagctccagtcttccctgcaGCAAAATAACAAGCACATAGAGACCGTGGAGCATGAACAAAAGACCTGgaagagagaacgagagaggcTGGAGAACCGCATTGCTCAGCTGGAGGACAGTTTGTGTTTTCAGATGATTAAATGGGAGCAGGAAAGAGAGAAGGTCATACAGGATATGACGGAGAAAATATATGCGCACCAGAGGGAACCAAACGGTTTTAAGTCTTCTTTAAACTACTTTAAGGATCTTGAGGTGATTGTCGAGGAGGCGAGAGATAAAACGATCCAAAGTGAAAAACGCCTTCAGAAGACCGAGAAGAAAGTGGCTGAGTTGACTTCAATACTAAAACAGCAGGAGCTGGAGACACAGAACATGAAACATAAATTGGAGGAAAGAAACTTCTCACGGCTCCAAATCATCAGACAGCTGAAGGATAACCTGAAACACATCGAGGAGGAGATGATGGTTGCTGAGAACAGAAGAAATGAagtgatgagagacagagacaaactGGACAAACGTCTTTTAAATCTGGAGGCCACTTTGGCTGAGAAAACACTGAATTAG